The following DNA comes from Gordonia zhaorongruii.
CGCGTTGTTGACGAGGATCGTCGGATCCCCGAGTTTCTCGGCGACCCGACCGACGGCTGCGGATACGGCGGTCTCGTCGGTGACGTCCGCGCCGACTGCGAGCGCGGCTCCACCGTCTGCGACGATGCCGTCGACCACCTTTTGACAAGCCGCCTCGTCGAGATCGAGAACCGCGACAGCATGGCCGTCGGAGGCCAGACGGCGGGCCACTTCGGCGCCGATCCCGCGGGCCGCCCCGGTGACGATTGCGATGCGTTCAGTGGTCATCAGATTCTCCTTCAGTCGCTGCTCGTCACCAGTCTGCCCGTAGACGGCGTACATCACGCTGCGAAGGCGAAAGGTCGTGTGCTGAACGAGAAGAAGGCGGCGCAGGACCGCGGAGCCCCGGGGTGGAGCAGTCAGGCCAAGGAGCGGTGCCGGTACTCCACCGGACCGACTCCGTACCGGGTCTTGAACCGATTCCGGAAGGTGGCGACCGACCGGAATCCCGATGATGCGGCGATGCTGCTGATCGGCTGCCACGGGTTGGCGACGAGCAGTTCGCGCGCCGTCTCGACGCGGACATCGGCGATGCGGGATGCCAACGACTGGTCGGCGTTCTCGAACAGCCGGTACAGCTGACGTCGGGACAGGTGGAGGTCGGCCGCGATGGAGTCGGGCGTGAAGTCCGGGTCGCGGTGCCTGCGTGCGATGAGGTCGATCGCGGCCTGATGATTGGCCAGGGAATCGTCTTGCAGGACCGAGCGATCCCCGCCGGCCAACTCCGCCATCGCTGCAGTCAGCAAGTCGATCACCGCCAGTTCGGCATCTGCGGACGGTGCGGGCATCGTCGACGCCGCCGAGTCCGCGGCGAACCGTCGCACCAATCCGGCGGCCGCGCGCGACAACGGGGTGCGCGCGCTGAGCGGGCGCCGACGCTGCTCGGCCAGGCTCCGATGCTTTCCCAGAACACGCAACGGTATGGCGAGTCCCGAAGGGTCGGCGACCGCTGTCGTCGTCGATTCGAAAGGCATCGAGGTGCTGATGAACAGCAGGTCTCCGGCGCCGTGCGCGTGCGCCTGTCCGTTCTGCCGGACCACCGATTTCCCGGGCATGGCGGTGACTGCGACGAGAAGCATCTCCGGCGACGCCGCATCCGCGGCGCCCGCACTCGGCTGCTCTGCGCTCGTCATCCGGACGGCCGAGTGCAGAGCGCAGAACGCGCTCATCATCGACATCTCACGCGAATGGCGGACCGCCCGAAACTGCGCGGGATCGTCGGACAGGATCCGAACGTCGTCGTTCCACGCCCGGATCCCCTCGTGACCGACGAATCGGTCCGGGCGAGCCATCGTCCGACGATCGAGGCCGAGCCGCGCCTCCCAGGAGGCGATGGTGCGCGGCGTCAGCTGCGCGCCGAGCCCAGGGGCCGACTCGGCTCGCCCCTGCGCTTGGCGCGCCAGGGGCTGCAGTCGCGTGCTGTTCATGATCGTCATTCGAGGACCTCGAGCGAGCTTTCGGTGTTTCTCAGGTCGGCATGGGAGGGAGCCGTGGCAGTCGCCGTGATGCACACTACTTCCATCAGCAATCTTTTCCTACCCCGTGCGGAGAAATTCTCGATCAGTTGATCGAATCGGCGAACATGTAGGGTAACCAGCGCACCGTTTCCGGCATATCACCGAGTGAAAGCCCGCCTAGGAGTACCCGTTGACCCAGCCCCCGCATGAGGACCCGGAGTCCGGTGACCCCGACGCGACCATTCCGCCGCCGGAACCACCGCCGGAACCGCAGCGGTATCCGGAGTCGGCCGACGTCGCCCAGACACCGTACGGTCCGGTCCCCACCGACCTGTACGGGAGTCCGGCGGCACAGACCGCCGCATCGGCCGTCGCGGCGAAGCGGCGCTGGCAGATCATCACTGCGGTGGCGTGTGCAGCCGCGGCTCTCGTCATCGTCGGGTTCTTCATCGTCGGCCAGAAGGGCCGAAACGTGGTCCCGGCGTCAGGACAGACCGAGTACGTGACCTCGACCGAGACCGTGACGAGCGGCGGCGCACCCCCGCGCACCACGACCGCGACTGCGACCGCCACCGAGACGGCGACCGAGACCGAAGCCGGCAAGGGCCAGGACCGCACGAAGACCAAGACGGAGACCGCCACCCGCACCACGACGGCGACGAAGACAGTCACCGCGACGGCTACCGATACGGAGACAGAGACAGAGACTGTAGGCGAAGGTGAGAACGCATCGACGTCCACCACCACCTCCGAATGACCGTCTAACGTCAGGCCAGCGCGCGCAGTTCCGGCACCACGTCCTCGCTGAACGCCTCCAGGAACCGCCGCTGATCCGCGCCCGGGTTGTGGAACACCAGGTGGTTGAGTCCGGCGTCCAGGTAGGGCTTGATCTGCGCGATCGCGTCCTCCGGGTTCGACGCCACGATCCAGCGCTTGGCGACCTGCTCGATCGGCAACTCGTCGGCGAGGCGCTCCATCTCCATCGAGCTGCTCACGCTGTGCTTCTGCTCGGGCGTCAATGATAGCGGCGCCCAGAACCGGGTCTGCTCCAGTGCCCGCTGCGGATCACGGTCGTATGAGATCTTGATCTCGATCATCCGGTCGATGCTCGAGAATTCGCGTTCCTTCTTGGCCGCTCCCTCTTTCACTGCGGGGATCAGCTTCTCGGTGTAGAGCTCCATGCCCTTGCCCGATGTGCAGATGAAGCCGTCACCCATCCGTCCCGCGTATCGTGCGACGACCGGTCCGCCTGCCGCGATGTACACCGGCACGGGGTCTGCCGGAACGTCGTACATGAAGGCACCCTGCGTCGTGTAGTAGTCGCCCTCGAAATCCACTTGGTCGCCGGTCCACAGTTCGCGCATCAGTCGGACTGCTTCACGCAGCCGTGCGAAGCGCTCCTTGAACTCGGGCCATTCACCTGTGAACCCGGTGGCGTACTCGTTCAGTGCCTCACCGGTTCCGACGCCGAGCATGACGCGGCCCGGGTACAGGCAGCCCATGGTGGCGAACGCCTGCGCGATGACTGCCGGGTTGTAGCGGAAGGTCGGTGTCATCACCGACGTGCCCATCTGCAGGCGCTCGGTTCGCTCGCCGACCGCGGCCATCCACGCGAGCGAGAACGGCGCATGGCCGCCGTTGTGCCGCCACGGCTGGAAATGGTCGCTGACGGTGACCGAGTCGAGCCCGAATTCCTCTGCGGCGACCCCGAGCTCGACGAGGTCCCGAGGACCGAACTGCTCTGCCGACGCCTTGAGTCCGAGTTTGAGTGGGGCAGCCATGATTCTCCTTCGTGGGTGGAGCTCGTATGTCGTGTGAGGGGCGGCGGGATGCATGCGAGCATCGCCAGCGGCGATGCTCCAGCCCGCGGTCTGCCGACCTGGAATGCGTTCGTCGTCGCTCGCGGCTCCGCCGTCACTCCCTGGCTTCACCGCTTCGCACTGAATTCACCATACGGTTCTCCGTGGACCGCCGACACCCGATCTCCCGACATGCGCGCGCCCCCCGAGTGAGGCATCATTTACCGGTGGTGCTCCGCAGCCTGCGGGGCCCGCGTCGACCGACTCCCGAAGGACCACACGTGGCGATTCCAGCCGAGTATCTCCTCGGCGACCGTGCACCGGCCGGCCGCACACTCTGCGACATCCTCACCGCTACCGCCCGCCGCCACCCGGACGCCACGGCGATCGACGACGGCGATCATGTGATCACTTACTCGGAGCTGGTCGCGCTCGTCCGGCGGGTCAGCGGACGGCTGTCGGCGATCGGCGTGGGCCGCGGGCACCGTGTCGGAATCCGCATGCCGTCCGGTGATCGCAACCTCTACATCGCGATTCTCGCGACATTGTGGTCCGGGGCCGCCTACGTGCCGGTCGATGCGGACGATCCGGACGAGCGAGCGAAGCTGGTGTTCGGCGAAGCCGACGTCGACGCGGTCATCGACGCTGCCGGCGTGCACCGGCGGACCGACCGCGAACCGACGCCGCCGAAGGCGCCCGATGAGATGTCGGCCGTCGGCGCGTCGCCGGCGACCATGACCGACGATGCGTGGATCATCTTCACCTCCGGTTCCACGGGCAAGCCGAAGGGCGTCGCGGTGACGCACCGCAACGCGGCGGCGTTCGTCGATGCCGAAGCGGCGTTGTTCCTGCAGAACGAACCTCTCGGTCCGGGCGACCGTGTGCTCGCAGGCCTGTCGGTGGCGTTCGACGCGTCGTGCGAGGAGATGTGGCTCGCCTGGCGGAGCGGAGCCTGCCTGGTTCCCGCCCCGCGCGCGCTGGTCAGGTCCGGCATGGATCTGGGCCCCTGGCTGGTGAAACGCGACATCAACGTGGTGTCGACCGTCCCCACCCTCGCCTCGCTGTGGCCGGCTGAGGCCATCGAAGCCGTCCGACTGCTGATCTTCGGCGGCGAGGCCTGCCCGCCAGAGCTCTCCGACCGATTGGCGACCGACGACCGCGAGGTGTGGAACACCTACGGCCCGACGGAGGCGACCGTCGTGGCCTGTGCGGCGCCCCTCCGCCGCGGTGAGCCGGTGCGGATCGGATTGCCGTTGATCGGCTGGGATCTGGCGGTCGTCGACTCGGACGGTGTTCCGGTCGCCGAGGGGCAGTCCGGTGAGCTGGTGATCGGCGGCGTCGGACTCGCCCGCTACCTGGATCCGGTGAAGGACACCGAGAAGTACGCCCCCGCACCGACTCTCGGCTGGGATCGCGCCTACCGCAGCGGCGACATCGTGAAGCTCGAGCAGGCAGGCCTGCTGTTCGTCGGACGCGCCGACGATCAGGTGAAGATCGGCGGGCGGCGGATCGAGTTGGGCGAGGTCGACAACGCGCTCCAGAACCTGCCCGGTGTGAGCGGCGCCGCAGCAGCTGTCCGCAAGACCGGCACCGGCACCCAGATCCTCGTCGGCTATCTGGCGTCCGCCGACCCCGGCTTCGACACGGCGGCGGCGTCCGCGATGCTCCGGGAGGAACTACCGGCGGCCCTCGTCCCGCGGCTGGTCCTGATGCCCGAGTTGCCGACCAGAACCTCCGGGAAGGTCGACCGGAACGCGTTGCCGTGGCCGGTGGCCGGGACCGATTCCGGTGACCGCGACGGCGCCTCCGACCTGTCCGCCACCGAGTCGTGGCTGGCCCAGCGGTGGGCCGACGTCCTCGGGGCCTCGGTGACCAGCTCGAAAGCCGACTTCTTCGCCGAGGGCGGCGGATCACTGTCGGCGGCGCAACTGGTGACCGCGGTGCGCGCGCGGTACCCGGAGATCACCGTCGCCGACCTGTACGACCACCCCCGCCTCGGCTCGCTCGCAGAGATGCTCGACGCGCTCGATCCCAGCGCAGCCGTCGAACCCCGCCACGTGAAACCGGTCCCGGCGTCCACCGGGATCGTGCAGGCGATCGCCTCGATTCCGCTCGCGATCCTGACCGGTGTCCAGTGGGTCACGTGGCTCGGTGTCGGAAACAATCTGGCGCGCGGTGCCGCTGACTCACTCGGGTACGAGGCACCCTGGCTGGTCCACGTGAATTGGTGGGCACTGCTCCTCGCCTTCCTCGTCTTCGTGACCCCGCACGGCCGGATGGTGATAGCGGCGGGCGGAGCGCGGCTGCTACTGGCCGGAGTGGCGCCCGGCCGCCACCCGCGCGGCGGCAGCGTGCACATCAGGCTGTGGATCGCGGAACGTCTGATGATGGCCAGCGGCGCTCACAACCTGTCCGGCGCACCGTGGATGCCGTCCCTGGCACGGGCGCTCGGAGCCACCATCGGCAAGGACGTCGACCTGCACACGCTTCCGCCGGTGACCGGGATGCTGCGTATCGGCGACGGCGCCGCGATCGAACCCGAGGTGGACCTGGCCGGTTGGTGGCTCGACGGCGACGTGCTGCACATCGGCGAGATCACCGTGAAGCCGGGCGCGACCGTCGGCGCCCGATCCACGCTGCTGCCGGGCGCGGTGATCGGCCGGGACGCCATCGTCGAACCCGGTTCCGCCGTCATCGGCAAGGTGAAGGCCCGGCAGCGCTGGGGCGGGTCGCCCGCTGCCAAGCTGGGGAAGGCGAAGCGGGCCTGGCCGAGCGAACGCCCGAGATCATCCCGCTGGTGGGTGGGCGTCTACGCATTCACCGCACTGATCATCTCCGGAATCCCACTGGTGTCCATCGCCGCGGGCCTCGCCGTCGCCGGAACGTGGGCGCTCTCGGCAGGCAGGCTCTGCGACGCGGCACTGCGCACGGCCGCGCTGTCCCCGGTGGGCGCCCTCGTCGCGATGGCCGTGTTCGCACTATTGACGCTGATCGTTGTGCGGTTGGCGTCGATCCGAATGGATGCGGGCACTCACCCGGTACGGTCGCGGATCGGCTGGCAGGTGTGGATGACCGAACGGATGATGGATTCGTCGCGCACGTACCTGTTCCCGCTGTACGCGAGCCTGCTGACTCCCTGGTGGTTCCGGGCTCTCGGCGCGTCCATCGGCAGGGGCACCGAGATCTCGACCGCTCTGGTCATTCCCAAGTTCACCGTGGTCGGCGACGACTCCTTCCTCGCCGACGACACGATGGTCGCGTCCTACGAGCTCGGCGGCGGTTGGATGCGCATCGGCGAGGCCAAGGTCGGCAAGCGCGCATTCCTCGGCAATTCGGGCATGATCGCCCCATCGCGCAAGGTGCCGAAGAACGGTCTCATCGCCGTGCTGTCGGCTGCACCCGAGAAGGCGAAGAGCGGCTCGAGTTGGCTGGGGAGCCCGCCGGTTCGTCTGCGCCGCACGACGACCGAGACCGACGCGGCGCGGACGTTCGCACCGAGCGCCGGCGTCAAGATCGCCCGAAGTGTCGTCGAGACCCTGCGTCTGAGTGCCGTGATGGTCTCGTTCCTGATCGGTGTCACGGTTCTGTTCGCGCTGCAGACGGCCGCCGACAAGTGGGGAGTCCTCGCGGCCACGCTGTTGAGCGGATTCGTCCTCCTCGCCGCCGGCGCTGCGGCCGGCGCGATCGCCGCGATCGCCAAGTGGACGGTGGTCGGACCGATCCGTGCGTCCGAGCATCCGTTGTG
Coding sequences within:
- a CDS encoding Pls/PosA family non-ribosomal peptide synthetase, whose protein sequence is MAIPAEYLLGDRAPAGRTLCDILTATARRHPDATAIDDGDHVITYSELVALVRRVSGRLSAIGVGRGHRVGIRMPSGDRNLYIAILATLWSGAAYVPVDADDPDERAKLVFGEADVDAVIDAAGVHRRTDREPTPPKAPDEMSAVGASPATMTDDAWIIFTSGSTGKPKGVAVTHRNAAAFVDAEAALFLQNEPLGPGDRVLAGLSVAFDASCEEMWLAWRSGACLVPAPRALVRSGMDLGPWLVKRDINVVSTVPTLASLWPAEAIEAVRLLIFGGEACPPELSDRLATDDREVWNTYGPTEATVVACAAPLRRGEPVRIGLPLIGWDLAVVDSDGVPVAEGQSGELVIGGVGLARYLDPVKDTEKYAPAPTLGWDRAYRSGDIVKLEQAGLLFVGRADDQVKIGGRRIELGEVDNALQNLPGVSGAAAAVRKTGTGTQILVGYLASADPGFDTAAASAMLREELPAALVPRLVLMPELPTRTSGKVDRNALPWPVAGTDSGDRDGASDLSATESWLAQRWADVLGASVTSSKADFFAEGGGSLSAAQLVTAVRARYPEITVADLYDHPRLGSLAEMLDALDPSAAVEPRHVKPVPASTGIVQAIASIPLAILTGVQWVTWLGVGNNLARGAADSLGYEAPWLVHVNWWALLLAFLVFVTPHGRMVIAAGGARLLLAGVAPGRHPRGGSVHIRLWIAERLMMASGAHNLSGAPWMPSLARALGATIGKDVDLHTLPPVTGMLRIGDGAAIEPEVDLAGWWLDGDVLHIGEITVKPGATVGARSTLLPGAVIGRDAIVEPGSAVIGKVKARQRWGGSPAAKLGKAKRAWPSERPRSSRWWVGVYAFTALIISGIPLVSIAAGLAVAGTWALSAGRLCDAALRTAALSPVGALVAMAVFALLTLIVVRLASIRMDAGTHPVRSRIGWQVWMTERMMDSSRTYLFPLYASLLTPWWFRALGASIGRGTEISTALVIPKFTVVGDDSFLADDTMVASYELGGGWMRIGEAKVGKRAFLGNSGMIAPSRKVPKNGLIAVLSAAPEKAKSGSSWLGSPPVRLRRTTTETDAARTFAPSAGVKIARSVVETLRLSAVMVSFLIGVTVLFALQTAADKWGVLAATLLSGFVLLAAGAAAGAIAAIAKWTVVGPIRASEHPLWSSFVWRNELSDAFVETVAAPWFANAATGTPVLNLWLRALGATIGRGVWCESYWLPEADLVELGDGACVQRGTVVQTHLFHDRVMAIDTVRIGAGATLGPHCVALPASGIGESATIGPASLVMRGDVVPAHTTWQGNPIAPWTR
- the fgd gene encoding glucose-6-phosphate dehydrogenase (coenzyme-F420) → MAAPLKLGLKASAEQFGPRDLVELGVAAEEFGLDSVTVSDHFQPWRHNGGHAPFSLAWMAAVGERTERLQMGTSVMTPTFRYNPAVIAQAFATMGCLYPGRVMLGVGTGEALNEYATGFTGEWPEFKERFARLREAVRLMRELWTGDQVDFEGDYYTTQGAFMYDVPADPVPVYIAAGGPVVARYAGRMGDGFICTSGKGMELYTEKLIPAVKEGAAKKEREFSSIDRMIEIKISYDRDPQRALEQTRFWAPLSLTPEQKHSVSSSMEMERLADELPIEQVAKRWIVASNPEDAIAQIKPYLDAGLNHLVFHNPGADQRRFLEAFSEDVVPELRALA
- a CDS encoding helix-turn-helix domain-containing protein — encoded protein: MTIMNSTRLQPLARQAQGRAESAPGLGAQLTPRTIASWEARLGLDRRTMARPDRFVGHEGIRAWNDDVRILSDDPAQFRAVRHSREMSMMSAFCALHSAVRMTSAEQPSAGAADAASPEMLLVAVTAMPGKSVVRQNGQAHAHGAGDLLFISTSMPFESTTTAVADPSGLAIPLRVLGKHRSLAEQRRRPLSARTPLSRAAAGLVRRFAADSAASTMPAPSADAELAVIDLLTAAMAELAGGDRSVLQDDSLANHQAAIDLIARRHRDPDFTPDSIAADLHLSRRQLYRLFENADQSLASRIADVRVETARELLVANPWQPISSIAASSGFRSVATFRNRFKTRYGVGPVEYRHRSLA